One window from the genome of Sphaerotilus microaerophilus encodes:
- a CDS encoding efflux RND transporter periplasmic adaptor subunit, whose protein sequence is MRRRAVAVGGVSLVMLGALGWWAARAASGTTALSAAAAASAPMVLEFSAREVVTAQRLALPSVVEFSGALVAPGTAVVRAKAPGRLLSLAVAEGQRVRAGQVLGQIDQSELASRLREREAATEAARAQFTLAERQHRANEGLAAQQFIAPTALETSLSQMNAARAQWQSAQAQLDTLRLAQRDATLTAPIAGIVAKRQVLPGEQLAVEQAVLTIVDLARLELAGLVGTHEVARLRPGLAVQVQVEGHDQPAQARIERIAPAAEPGTRSIGVTVALPNPDERYRAGPYAVARVVLDDATPRLTLPATALTSASGQEHVWTLEAGKLMRRAVTTGRRDAASGRVELLAGLPEGVPVLLARFDNLREGAPARVRGEAAVPVPMAVSR, encoded by the coding sequence ATGCGCAGGCGTGCAGTGGCGGTGGGTGGGGTGAGTCTGGTCATGCTGGGGGCGCTGGGCTGGTGGGCCGCGCGGGCTGCCAGTGGCACGACGGCGCTGTCCGCTGCCGCGGCAGCCTCTGCGCCGATGGTGCTGGAGTTTTCGGCGCGCGAGGTGGTGACCGCCCAGCGGCTGGCACTGCCGAGCGTGGTGGAGTTTTCCGGCGCCCTGGTGGCGCCGGGCACCGCGGTGGTGCGCGCCAAGGCCCCCGGGCGGCTGCTGAGCCTGGCGGTGGCCGAGGGCCAGCGCGTGCGGGCCGGCCAGGTGCTGGGCCAGATCGACCAGAGCGAGCTGGCCAGCCGCCTGCGCGAGCGCGAGGCTGCCACCGAGGCGGCACGCGCCCAGTTCACGCTGGCCGAGCGCCAGCACCGTGCCAACGAGGGGCTGGCGGCGCAGCAGTTCATCGCGCCTACCGCGCTCGAGACCTCGCTGAGCCAGATGAACGCTGCGCGCGCCCAGTGGCAGAGCGCCCAGGCGCAGCTCGACACGCTGCGTCTGGCGCAGCGCGACGCCACACTGACCGCGCCGATCGCCGGCATCGTGGCCAAGCGGCAGGTGCTGCCGGGCGAGCAGCTGGCCGTCGAACAGGCGGTGCTGACCATCGTCGACCTGGCGCGGCTGGAGCTGGCCGGGCTGGTCGGCACGCACGAGGTGGCGCGGCTGCGCCCTGGGCTGGCGGTGCAGGTGCAGGTTGAGGGGCACGATCAGCCGGCGCAGGCGCGCATCGAGCGCATCGCCCCGGCGGCCGAGCCGGGCACGCGCTCGATCGGCGTCACCGTGGCGCTGCCCAATCCGGACGAACGCTACCGCGCCGGCCCCTACGCTGTGGCGCGCGTCGTGCTGGACGACGCCACGCCGCGCCTGACGCTGCCCGCCACGGCGCTGACCTCGGCCTCCGGCCAGGAGCACGTCTGGACGCTGGAGGCGGGCAAGCTGATGCGCCGGGCCGTGACCACCGGGCGGCGCGATGCAGCGTCCGGCCGTGTCGAGCTGCTGGCGGGGCTGCCCGAGGGCGTGCCGGTGCTGCTGGCGCGCTTCGACAACCTGCGCGAGGGCGCGCCGGCCCGGGTGCGTGGCGAGGCGGCCGTCCCCGTCCCCATGGCGGTGTCGCGTTGA
- a CDS encoding efflux RND transporter permease subunit has translation MWMTRVAIRNPVFAAMVMVALTVLGLFAYARLGVEQLPDVSPPVVFVSVAYPGASPEAVETEITQPLEQALNGVAGVKMIRSNSWEGRSETVAEFQLDADVQRATQEVRDKVAQVQVNFPKEAKQPFVGRFDNDNAQPTVVLALLSQGNAGPPQVSLTPVGGGQGSALTWGHTEGRSARELALIADQTVRRRLERAEGVARVVSTGLAQRQLRIDLDPQRLRALGLTPADVSAALARANSDQPVGLISSAVEDAVLRVEGRVRDPRRFAEVVIARAANGAVVTLADVGTLVDREAEPESISRVNGRPAVNFQVYKQQDANVVRTGDAVLEAAEELRQSLPPGVTLETIYANSDWVKDSLAGVQRTLIEGALLTIVIVFLFLHSWRSTVITGLTLPIAVIATFMAVYAFGFTLNFMTMMALSLCIGLLIDDAIVVRENIVRHVAMGKDHHRAAEDGTNEIGLAVMATTFAICAVFVPVAFMKGIVGKFFFPFGITVTVAVLVSLFVSFTLDPMLSSVWPDPHSDRVRRWPVVRHAIALTDGLMDGLHRAYEGLIGWAFSGRRYRLRWLPLPVYGRPFDARGRRDATQPRRWRLATLTPRGVVLGLAAASLAGALALVPLIGAETMPQTDQGYTQITVKLPVGSSLARSDEKIRQVEAIVMAFPEVRTLTTSIGGENGRSQATLGVGLKPLAERRRRQAQVEEALREALKPVPGIEIALGWNRPIYVALLGPDPAVLERLTTDFAAQVAKIPGITDLETSVKPGLPAYAVRLKPDAMRELGLTAPQLAASLRAYVNGEVATHWTTPDGEQVEVQLRLPEAQRRSVAQLARLPVAYAKDGTPIALESVATLVPVANPDVIKRQNLQRRQGVYAGVDQKSGRAVGDVGADVQKLVKATALPPGYRFDVGGQTKEQAEIFGAIFAALGLAVIFIYIVLASQFGSFVQPLALMASLPLSLIGVMGALLLSGSTINLFSMIGLIMLMGLVTKNAILLVDFANQARRGGATVAEALRQAGQARMRPIMMTTMAMVFGMLPMALALNQGGEIQAPMGRAIIGGVITSTLLTLVVVPVIYSYLVRELRGRSERSAAARGPQGGATLSAQPAAPRDEL, from the coding sequence ATGTGGATGACGCGCGTCGCGATCCGCAACCCGGTGTTCGCCGCCATGGTGATGGTGGCGCTGACGGTGCTCGGGCTGTTCGCCTACGCCCGCCTGGGCGTCGAGCAGCTGCCCGACGTGAGCCCGCCGGTGGTCTTCGTCTCGGTGGCCTACCCGGGTGCCTCGCCGGAGGCGGTCGAGACCGAGATCACCCAGCCGCTGGAGCAGGCGCTCAACGGCGTGGCCGGCGTGAAGATGATCCGCTCCAACAGCTGGGAGGGCCGCAGCGAGACGGTGGCCGAGTTCCAGCTCGATGCCGACGTGCAGCGCGCCACCCAGGAGGTGCGCGACAAGGTGGCGCAGGTGCAGGTCAACTTCCCGAAGGAAGCCAAGCAGCCCTTCGTCGGCCGCTTCGACAACGACAACGCCCAGCCCACCGTGGTGCTGGCGCTGCTCTCCCAAGGAAACGCCGGGCCGCCCCAAGTTTCCTTGACCCCCGTGGGGGGCGGGCAGGGCTCAGCCCTGACCTGGGGGCACACTGAAGGCCGCAGCGCGCGCGAGCTGGCGCTGATCGCCGACCAGACGGTGCGCCGCCGCCTGGAGCGCGCCGAAGGCGTGGCCCGGGTGGTCAGCACCGGCCTGGCGCAACGCCAGCTGCGCATCGACCTGGACCCGCAGCGCCTGCGCGCGCTGGGGCTCACGCCGGCCGATGTGTCGGCCGCGCTCGCACGCGCCAACAGCGACCAGCCGGTCGGATTGATCAGCAGCGCGGTGGAGGACGCCGTGCTGCGCGTGGAGGGCCGCGTGCGCGACCCGCGCCGCTTTGCCGAGGTCGTGATTGCACGGGCCGCCAACGGGGCGGTGGTGACGTTGGCCGACGTGGGCACGCTGGTGGACCGCGAGGCCGAGCCGGAATCGATCTCGCGCGTCAACGGCCGCCCGGCGGTGAACTTCCAGGTCTACAAGCAGCAGGACGCCAACGTGGTGCGCACCGGCGACGCAGTGCTCGAAGCCGCCGAGGAACTGCGCCAGAGCCTGCCGCCGGGCGTGACGCTGGAGACGATCTACGCCAACAGCGACTGGGTGAAGGACTCGCTGGCCGGCGTGCAGCGTACGCTGATCGAGGGTGCGCTGCTGACCATCGTGATCGTCTTCCTGTTCCTGCACAGCTGGCGCAGCACGGTGATCACCGGGCTGACACTGCCGATCGCGGTGATCGCCACCTTCATGGCGGTCTATGCCTTCGGCTTCACGCTGAACTTCATGACGATGATGGCGCTGAGCCTGTGCATCGGCCTGCTGATCGACGACGCCATCGTGGTGCGCGAGAACATCGTGCGCCACGTCGCCATGGGCAAGGACCACCACCGTGCCGCCGAAGACGGCACCAACGAGATCGGCCTGGCGGTGATGGCCACCACCTTCGCGATCTGCGCGGTGTTCGTGCCGGTGGCCTTCATGAAGGGCATCGTTGGCAAGTTCTTCTTCCCCTTCGGCATCACGGTGACGGTGGCGGTGCTGGTCAGCCTGTTCGTCAGCTTCACGCTCGACCCGATGCTGTCCTCGGTCTGGCCCGACCCGCACTCGGACCGCGTGCGGCGCTGGCCGGTGGTGCGCCATGCGATCGCGCTGACCGACGGCCTGATGGACGGGCTGCACCGCGCCTACGAGGGGCTGATCGGCTGGGCCTTCAGCGGGCGGCGCTATCGGCTGCGCTGGTTGCCCCTGCCGGTCTACGGCCGGCCCTTCGACGCCCGGGGCCGGCGCGATGCCACGCAGCCGCGCCGCTGGCGGCTGGCCACGCTGACGCCGCGCGGCGTGGTGCTGGGCCTGGCCGCGGCCAGCCTGGCCGGCGCGCTGGCGCTGGTGCCGCTGATCGGGGCCGAGACCATGCCGCAGACCGACCAGGGCTACACCCAGATCACCGTCAAGCTGCCTGTGGGCAGCAGCCTGGCGCGCTCGGACGAGAAGATCCGCCAGGTCGAGGCCATCGTGATGGCCTTCCCCGAGGTGCGCACGCTCACCACCAGCATCGGCGGCGAGAACGGCCGCAGCCAAGCCACCCTGGGCGTGGGGCTCAAGCCGCTGGCGGAACGACGGCGCCGCCAGGCCCAGGTCGAGGAGGCGCTGCGCGAGGCGCTCAAGCCGGTGCCGGGCATCGAGATCGCGCTGGGCTGGAACCGGCCGATCTACGTCGCCCTGCTCGGCCCGGATCCGGCGGTGCTGGAGCGGCTGACCACCGACTTTGCCGCCCAGGTGGCGAAGATCCCCGGCATCACCGACCTGGAGACCTCGGTCAAGCCCGGCCTGCCGGCCTACGCGGTGCGCCTCAAGCCCGACGCGATGCGCGAGCTGGGCCTGACCGCGCCGCAGCTGGCCGCCAGCCTGCGCGCCTACGTCAACGGCGAGGTGGCCACCCACTGGACCACGCCCGACGGCGAGCAGGTGGAGGTGCAGCTGCGCCTGCCTGAGGCGCAGCGCCGCAGCGTGGCCCAGCTCGCCCGCCTGCCGGTGGCCTACGCGAAGGATGGCACGCCCATCGCGCTGGAGAGCGTGGCCACGCTGGTGCCCGTGGCCAATCCGGATGTCATCAAGCGCCAGAACCTGCAGCGCCGCCAGGGCGTGTACGCCGGGGTGGACCAGAAATCAGGCCGCGCGGTGGGCGATGTGGGCGCGGACGTGCAGAAGCTGGTCAAGGCCACCGCGCTGCCGCCGGGCTACCGCTTCGACGTGGGCGGCCAGACCAAGGAGCAGGCGGAGATCTTCGGCGCCATCTTTGCGGCGCTGGGGCTGGCGGTGATCTTCATCTACATCGTGCTGGCCAGCCAGTTCGGCAGCTTCGTGCAGCCGCTCGCGCTGATGGCCTCGCTGCCGCTGAGCCTGATCGGCGTGATGGGGGCGCTGCTGCTGTCGGGGTCGACCATCAACCTGTTCTCGATGATCGGGCTGATCATGCTGATGGGCCTGGTGACCAAGAACGCCATCCTGCTGGTGGACTTCGCCAACCAGGCCCGCCGCGGCGGCGCCACGGTGGCCGAGGCGCTGCGCCAGGCCGGCCAGGCGCGCATGCGCCCGATCATGATGACCACGATGGCGATGGTCTTCGGCATGCTGCCGATGGCGCTGGCGCTCAACCAGGGTGGCGAGATCCAGGCGCCGATGGGCCGCGCCATCATCGGCGGGGTGATCACCTCCACGCTGCTGACGCTGGTGGTGGTGCCGGTGATCTACAGCTACCTGGTGCGTGAGCTGCGCGGCCGCAGCGAGCGGTCCGCGGCTGCCAGGGGCCCGCAAGGAGGGGCAACGCTGTCCGCCCAGCCGGCGGCGCCGCGCGACGAGCTGTGA
- the ypfH gene encoding esterase encodes MSTTPPSPTPIELLPSDGDARQLFILLHGVGASAEGLLPLAHFLQRQFPQAAFVLPQGFHAFDGGGAGRQWFSVLGVTEANRPARVAEALPALLAFIRSTQQRLGVGEAATALIGFSQGSIMALEAIAQADGLAGRVLAFSGRYASLPAQPPRLTTLHFFHGGADPVIPAAHAREAIEHLGALDGDATLDIAQGVGHEIHPALVEQALIRLTRHVPKRMWQEAMGAAAGRSSDDDTAAS; translated from the coding sequence ATGAGCACGACGCCCCCCTCCCCGACCCCGATCGAACTGCTGCCCAGCGACGGCGATGCCAGGCAGCTCTTCATCCTGCTGCATGGCGTTGGCGCCAGCGCCGAAGGGCTGCTGCCGCTGGCGCACTTCCTGCAACGGCAGTTCCCGCAGGCGGCCTTCGTGCTGCCGCAGGGCTTTCACGCCTTTGATGGCGGCGGTGCCGGCCGCCAGTGGTTCTCCGTGCTGGGTGTGACCGAGGCCAACCGCCCGGCGCGCGTGGCCGAGGCACTGCCGGCGCTGCTGGCCTTCATCCGCTCCACGCAGCAGCGCCTGGGCGTGGGCGAGGCAGCCACCGCGCTGATCGGCTTCTCGCAGGGCTCGATCATGGCGCTCGAAGCCATCGCCCAGGCGGATGGCCTGGCCGGCCGGGTGCTGGCCTTCTCCGGCCGCTACGCCTCGCTGCCGGCCCAGCCGCCGCGGCTGACGACACTGCACTTCTTCCACGGCGGGGCCGACCCGGTGATCCCGGCCGCGCACGCCCGCGAGGCCATCGAGCACCTCGGCGCCCTGGACGGGGACGCGACACTGGACATCGCCCAGGGCGTCGGCCACGAGATCCACCCGGCACTGGTCGAGCAGGCGCTGATCCGGCTGACCCGCCATGTGCCCAAGCGGATGTGGCAAGAGGCGATGGGCGCTGCCGCTGGCCGCAGTAGCGACGACGACACCGCCGCGAGTTGA
- a CDS encoding threonine aldolase family protein, producing MSASAPNPRQHFASDNYAGMCPNAERWFHEANGSGHEPAYGEDRWTQRVSDALRELFQTDCDVYFVFNGTAANSLALASLCQSYHSVICTSVAHVETDECGGPEFFSNGSKLLVAETSSEAARLGKLTPDAVEALVTKRSDIHYPKPKVVSLTQATELGTVYSVDEVRAIAAIAKRRHLKLHMDGARFANAVATLGCHPSDITWRAGVDVLCFGGTKNGLPVGEAVVFFDRALSEDFAYRVKQAGQLASKMRFISAPWLGLLENDTWLANARHANAMAQRLYQALLPVPGVELLHPPQANAVFAKLPPAAITRLRTEGWRFYEFIAGGGCRFMCSWDTRPESVDAFATDLRAACSAAAG from the coding sequence ATGAGCGCTTCCGCCCCGAATCCCCGCCAACACTTCGCCAGCGACAACTACGCCGGCATGTGCCCCAACGCCGAGCGCTGGTTCCACGAGGCCAACGGCAGCGGCCATGAGCCGGCCTACGGCGAGGATCGCTGGACGCAGCGGGTGTCGGACGCGCTGCGCGAGCTGTTCCAGACCGACTGCGACGTCTACTTCGTCTTCAACGGCACGGCGGCCAACTCGCTGGCGCTGGCCTCGCTGTGCCAGAGCTACCACTCGGTGATCTGCACCTCGGTGGCGCATGTGGAAACCGACGAGTGCGGCGGGCCGGAGTTCTTCTCCAATGGCTCCAAGCTGCTGGTGGCCGAGACCTCCAGCGAAGCCGCTCGGCTGGGCAAGCTCACGCCGGACGCGGTGGAGGCCCTGGTCACCAAGCGCAGCGACATCCACTACCCCAAGCCGAAGGTGGTCAGCCTGACGCAGGCCACGGAGCTGGGCACGGTGTATTCGGTGGACGAGGTGCGTGCCATCGCGGCGATCGCCAAGCGCCGGCACCTGAAGCTGCACATGGACGGTGCGCGCTTCGCCAACGCGGTGGCCACGCTGGGCTGCCACCCGAGCGACATCACCTGGCGCGCCGGGGTGGACGTGCTCTGCTTCGGCGGCACCAAGAACGGCCTGCCGGTGGGCGAGGCGGTGGTGTTCTTCGACCGCGCGCTGAGCGAGGACTTCGCCTACCGCGTCAAGCAGGCCGGGCAGCTCGCCTCGAAGATGCGCTTCATCTCCGCGCCCTGGCTGGGCCTGCTGGAGAACGACACCTGGCTGGCCAACGCCCGCCACGCCAACGCGATGGCGCAGCGTCTGTACCAAGCGCTGCTGCCCGTTCCGGGCGTCGAGCTGCTGCACCCGCCGCAGGCCAATGCGGTGTTTGCCAAGCTGCCGCCGGCCGCCATCACGCGGTTGCGTACCGAAGGCTGGCGCTTCTACGAGTTCATCGCCGGAGGCGGCTGCCGATTCATGTGCAGCTGGGACACTCGGCCTGAGTCGGTGGATGCCTTTGCGACGGACCTCCGCGCCGCCTGCTCTGCGGCGGCCGGCTGA
- a CDS encoding type II toxin-antitoxin system VapC family toxin produces the protein MSGWLLDTNVLSELRRPRPDARVVDFVAGQLLESLFVSEVTLAEIRFGIECVDDALRRRELHEWLDGRVRPMFRQRTLPVSEDVLLRWRLLVEQGRKSGHTYSQPDLFIAATALHHGKTLVTRNTPDFLRTSVPLFDPWTSVPP, from the coding sequence GTGAGCGGCTGGCTGCTCGACACCAACGTGCTGTCGGAGCTGCGGCGGCCGCGCCCGGACGCGCGCGTGGTCGACTTCGTCGCCGGCCAACTGCTGGAGAGTCTGTTCGTCAGCGAGGTGACCCTGGCCGAGATCCGCTTCGGCATCGAGTGCGTCGACGACGCCCTGCGCCGCCGCGAGCTGCACGAGTGGCTAGACGGGCGGGTGCGGCCGATGTTCCGTCAGCGCACGCTGCCCGTCTCGGAGGACGTGCTGCTGCGCTGGCGCCTGCTGGTCGAGCAGGGCCGCAAGTCAGGCCACACCTATTCGCAGCCGGATCTGTTCATTGCCGCGACCGCACTGCACCACGGCAAGACGCTGGTGACCCGCAACACGCCCGACTTTCTTCGCACCAGCGTCCCTCTCTTCGACCCATGGACATCCGTACCGCCATGA
- a CDS encoding type II toxin-antitoxin system Phd/YefM family antitoxin yields the protein MTSLELSNPLRAEEQPVASWRLQDAKARFSEVVRLAHQAGPQRVTVHGRQAVVVVDAAEFDRLQGDQTGRALIDALQASPHRDIEIEPARSTPMPVREVEL from the coding sequence ATGACCAGTCTTGAATTGTCCAACCCGTTGCGCGCCGAGGAACAGCCCGTCGCGTCATGGCGGCTGCAGGACGCGAAGGCGCGATTCAGCGAAGTCGTCCGGCTCGCGCATCAGGCCGGGCCGCAGCGCGTCACCGTCCATGGTCGGCAGGCGGTGGTAGTGGTGGACGCCGCCGAGTTCGACCGGTTGCAGGGTGACCAGACCGGCCGGGCGCTGATCGACGCGCTGCAGGCATCGCCCCACCGGGACATCGAGATTGAGCCCGCCCGGTCGACGCCGATGCCGGTGCGAGAGGTCGAGCTGTGA
- a CDS encoding RES family NAD+ phosphorylase, translating to MTTVWRIGHCPNPVPAEPALLASRGFGSTLGNGRWHTRGPLQVVYAASSRALCQLEKRVHCNGAHPRDQALMQLDLPDDAPILDVVDLGLPADWRRNEAATQAIGMTWLVGIASLGLWVPSFVEPAEHNLILNPAHPRYSAIRLRIERQPFQFDPRLF from the coding sequence TTGACGACCGTCTGGCGCATCGGCCACTGCCCGAACCCAGTCCCCGCCGAACCCGCACTGCTGGCTTCGCGGGGGTTTGGCTCCACCCTCGGCAACGGCCGCTGGCATACCCGCGGCCCGCTGCAGGTGGTCTACGCCGCGTCCAGCCGCGCCCTGTGCCAACTCGAAAAGCGGGTGCACTGCAATGGCGCCCATCCAAGAGATCAGGCCTTGATGCAACTCGACCTGCCGGACGATGCGCCCATCCTGGACGTTGTCGACCTCGGCCTGCCGGCCGATTGGCGCCGCAACGAAGCAGCGACGCAGGCCATCGGCATGACCTGGCTCGTTGGCATCGCCAGCCTGGGCCTGTGGGTACCGTCCTTCGTCGAACCAGCCGAGCACAACCTGATCCTCAACCCGGCCCACCCCCGCTACAGCGCCATCCGGCTGAGAATCGAGCGTCAGCCGTTCCAGTTCGATCCACGGCTGTTTTGA
- a CDS encoding antitoxin Xre/MbcA/ParS toxin-binding domain-containing protein: MTYPTTAPSVSRSQARASVWAFLDVGANANANADTAPGLTGPAGLRLDTVSADRLIRRGIPSRVVSPLGEFLGLAKGTLAAYLDLDRSTASRRAAKDQVLPTHAAEGVVRFLELDQMACDTFESEADASRWLRQPHPMLDGETPLETAKTGYGAQRVKDILLAIKYGGVV; this comes from the coding sequence ATGACCTATCCCACCACTGCCCCATCGGTCAGCCGCAGTCAGGCGCGCGCGTCGGTCTGGGCGTTCCTGGATGTCGGCGCCAACGCCAACGCCAACGCCGATACCGCGCCAGGCCTGACCGGCCCGGCCGGGCTGCGGCTCGACACCGTCTCGGCCGACCGCCTGATCCGGCGGGGCATCCCCAGCCGGGTCGTGTCGCCGTTGGGCGAGTTTCTCGGCCTGGCCAAGGGCACGCTGGCGGCCTACCTGGACCTGGATCGCAGCACCGCCTCCCGCCGCGCAGCGAAAGATCAGGTGCTGCCCACCCACGCCGCCGAGGGGGTGGTTCGCTTTCTCGAACTCGACCAGATGGCCTGCGACACCTTCGAGTCCGAGGCCGACGCCTCACGCTGGCTGCGTCAGCCCCACCCGATGCTCGATGGCGAAACGCCCCTCGAAACCGCCAAGACCGGCTATGGCGCGCAGCGCGTGAAGGACATCCTGCTGGCCATCAAGTACGGCGGGGTCGTTTGA